The Amycolatopsis viridis genome window below encodes:
- a CDS encoding YbaB/EbfC family nucleoid-associated protein: protein MDFPSDRMNPALISMLEQIKKATEELPKTGERMMKLTGVGWSPDRMVKVVVGPRGQLADLDIDPRVFRKPDAAALKAAIMAASREAVIDVNTQRQEIMAGQFPSDANQLQHELRANESDTVGKLMSRLDADIYAEREDGR, encoded by the coding sequence ATGGATTTCCCTTCGGACCGGATGAATCCGGCACTGATCAGCATGCTCGAGCAGATCAAGAAAGCGACCGAGGAACTGCCCAAAACCGGTGAGCGCATGATGAAGCTCACCGGGGTCGGCTGGTCGCCGGACCGGATGGTGAAGGTCGTCGTGGGCCCGCGTGGACAGCTGGCCGACCTGGACATCGACCCGCGCGTGTTCCGCAAACCCGATGCCGCGGCACTGAAGGCGGCGATCATGGCCGCGTCTCGGGAAGCCGTGATCGACGTCAACACACAGCGCCAGGAGATCATGGCGGGCCAGTTCCCGTCGGATGCCAACCAGTTGCAGCACGAGCTGCGCGCGAACGAAAGTGACACCGTCGGCAAGCTGATGAGCCGGCTGGACGCCGACATCTACGCGGAACGGGAGGACGGACGATGA
- the eccB gene encoding type VII secretion protein EccB, with amino-acid sequence MPTRRDQLQAYQFMMQRVTSALIVHETDPELTPLRRGVGAVFAGIMITVLVAAGFGVYGVFTGVGGTSWKTDGAVVIERETGATFVYRAGELQPTLNYASARLLTSPDKAGPYRVAGADLAGLARKPAVGIPGAPASLPPAGRAAATPWTMCSVPGRNLAGGPTTTTTLVVGQAMPGGTPLGQRAILARDATDGTVHLVWNNHRYRITDASVIRSLFGARAAAVEAGTAWLNGLPVGQDIGRIDVPGQGTPSTVLSGFSVGDIVYYPLSRGVQYYLVRGDGLAPLTELQVRILSGQYTVTPREIPAAAANVAPISTALAPAQGEAAPPSLPPELVTVPDGNGATLCSQTHDARTDPVISVGGDPSALNAAITTRLESSTGTKLADRVLVPPGSVAVVRVLPSATATAGAYTLVTDTGLRYPVPDDNVLAQLGYSAASAVDMPAALVQRIPEGPTLSPAAAAVPAVP; translated from the coding sequence GTGCCCACTCGTCGCGACCAGCTGCAGGCCTACCAGTTCATGATGCAGCGGGTCACCTCCGCGCTCATCGTGCACGAGACCGATCCGGAGCTGACGCCGTTGCGGCGCGGGGTGGGCGCGGTGTTCGCCGGGATCATGATCACGGTGCTGGTCGCGGCGGGTTTCGGCGTGTACGGCGTGTTCACCGGGGTCGGCGGCACGTCCTGGAAGACCGACGGCGCGGTGGTCATCGAGCGCGAGACGGGCGCGACGTTCGTCTACCGGGCCGGCGAGCTGCAGCCGACGCTGAACTACGCCTCCGCCCGCCTGCTGACCAGCCCCGACAAGGCCGGTCCGTACCGCGTGGCCGGTGCGGACCTGGCGGGGCTGGCCCGCAAGCCTGCGGTCGGCATCCCCGGGGCGCCGGCCTCGCTGCCGCCTGCCGGCCGCGCCGCGGCAACGCCGTGGACGATGTGCTCGGTGCCGGGCCGCAACCTCGCCGGCGGGCCGACGACCACCACGACGCTGGTGGTGGGGCAGGCGATGCCCGGCGGCACCCCGCTGGGCCAGCGTGCGATCCTGGCCCGCGACGCCACCGACGGCACCGTTCACCTGGTGTGGAACAACCACCGCTACCGGATCACCGACGCGTCCGTGATCCGGTCCCTGTTCGGTGCCAGGGCCGCCGCGGTGGAGGCGGGCACGGCGTGGCTCAACGGCCTGCCCGTGGGGCAGGACATCGGCCGGATCGACGTGCCCGGGCAGGGCACGCCGTCCACAGTGCTCAGTGGGTTCAGCGTGGGGGACATCGTGTACTACCCGCTGTCCCGCGGCGTGCAGTACTACCTGGTCCGGGGCGACGGACTGGCCCCGCTGACCGAGCTGCAGGTGCGCATCCTGTCCGGTCAGTACACGGTGACGCCCAGGGAGATCCCCGCCGCGGCCGCGAACGTCGCGCCGATCAGCACGGCACTGGCCCCGGCGCAGGGCGAGGCTGCACCGCCGTCGCTGCCCCCGGAGCTGGTTACCGTGCCGGACGGGAACGGCGCGACGTTGTGCTCGCAGACGCACGACGCCCGCACCGACCCGGTCATTTCCGTCGGCGGTGACCCGAGCGCCCTGAACGCGGCGATCACCACCAGACTGGAGAGCAGCACCGGCACCAAACTGGCCGACCGCGTGCTGGTTCCACCTGGGAGCGTCGCGGTGGTGCGCGTGCTGCCCTCGGCGACCGCCACCGCCGGGGCGTACACGCTCGTGACCGACACCGGCCTGCGATACCCGGTGCCGGACGACAACGTGCTGGCCCAATTGGGGTATTCGGCGGCGTCGGCGGTGGACATGCCGGCCGCGCTGGTGCAGCGCATCCCGGAGGGCCCGACGTTGAGCCCGGCTGCCGCTGCGGTACCCGCGGTCCCGTAG
- a CDS encoding WXG100 family type VII secretion target — protein sequence MDNDLKYTHLVGDAGSGNVQKAQDLETLFDDFATQAKGILGNDWQGFAAHAFQEAHHDWNKNLVEYATGRAHFGKKVIEAMERAFESDNRAAGFFS from the coding sequence ATGGACAACGATCTCAAGTACACGCACCTGGTGGGTGACGCCGGTTCGGGGAACGTCCAGAAAGCGCAGGATCTGGAGACCCTGTTCGACGATTTCGCGACGCAGGCCAAGGGCATCCTCGGCAACGACTGGCAGGGTTTCGCCGCCCACGCGTTCCAGGAGGCGCATCACGACTGGAACAAGAACTTGGTGGAATACGCGACGGGGCGTGCACACTTCGGCAAGAAGGTGATCGAGGCCATGGAAAGGGCCTTCGAGAGCGACAACCGGGCGGCGGGCTTTTTCAGCTGA
- the eccCa gene encoding type VII secretion protein EccCa, whose translation MGTIIVKRPLRRPAPDLPSGDVVLDPPPENPPPSGKSWTRVLMILPMLAGTGGMALLIGAGRSGPLMYVAGAMYGIAVLGMILFQIISQGGQGASKQEMIANRRRYMRRLSQLRAQVRDTIDQQRRAMFYRHPDPARLWSTAQSARLWERRPGDWDFTVIRIGLGAQELATPLVPPETKPIDELEPLSAMALRKFVTTYSTVPDLPVAVALRGFARIHLTGDDDRKRALARALVAQLGTFHAPSDVLTAFCVRDRELWDWAKWLPHALHPAKTDAVGQIRLVAPSVTALEAMLDDVVASRPRFNPGTQPIEGSTHVVVVVDGGDTGGSEHLMIEGGVEGVTVIDLSGEPPRLLDAATLVLDIAPDGHLTSRTMDGAGDIGTADALGIEEMRGLVRTLAPLRLSALTASEQPLSGSLELTDLLGLGDPYEFDLAKSWEARSNRDRLRVPIGITADGRPMELDLKESAQDGMGPHGLLVGATGSGKSELLRTLVLALAVTHDSEILNFVLVDFKGGATFTKLDRLPHTSAVITNLADELHLVDRMLDAIGGELVRRQELLRKAGNYGSQRDYEKARTAGAPLDPLPALLIVVDEFSELLTARPDFIDMFVQIGRVGRSLGVHLLLASQRLEEGRLRGLDSHLSYRIALRTFSAMESRVVLGTPDAFQLPRSPGNGFLKTGVDELTRFKAAYVSGVHQRGTVQRTDDEGRQIDPVQDYSTAYLRPRLAEQPLQPAQRESDDLGETLMDVLVDRLEGQGAPAHQVWLPPLKEPPTLDKLLEPLVRDPERGLTTGIREHRGALRAAAGIIDRPADQRRDVCWLDLSGAGGNVAVVGGPHSGKSTAVRSIVASLALTHTPSEVQFFCLDFGGGGLAAVRDLAHVGGVATRREVDRVRRTIAEARTLIAEREQRFAEHGIDSMSTYRRLRREGRFPEDPFGDLFVVVDGWGTLRAEFEDLETDVAEVVNRGLAFGVHVIAAANRWMDLRMNLRDMFGSRLELRLGDPVDSVIGRRQAAGVPEQAPGRGLAPDGMHFLAAVPRVDGRETADDLSAGIGHFVDAVNSAWPGKPAPRVRLLPPVLPYAALPAPGEHGIPIGISEADLQPVGLDFTSEPHLVLFGDVESGKTTFLRALATSIMARYTPGQAQIALVDFRRSMLGLVPDEYLIGYATSSGTVQEMVRLTVDAMQKRLPGGDITPEQLRSRSWWSGPELFMLVDDYDLVVPSPHDNPLTPLLEYMTQGRDIGLHLVVTRRSGGAARAMFDPVIARIRDLASPGILMSGNREEGPLLGNIRPEKLPPGRAWLITRGAGAQLVQLADLPPQT comes from the coding sequence TTGGGAACGATCATAGTCAAGCGGCCACTCCGGCGGCCCGCGCCTGACCTGCCCTCGGGCGACGTGGTGCTCGATCCCCCGCCGGAGAACCCGCCGCCCAGCGGCAAGAGCTGGACGCGGGTGCTGATGATCCTGCCGATGCTCGCCGGCACCGGCGGCATGGCGCTGCTGATCGGCGCCGGCCGGTCCGGCCCGCTGATGTACGTCGCCGGCGCCATGTACGGCATCGCGGTGCTGGGCATGATCCTGTTCCAGATCATCAGCCAGGGCGGGCAGGGTGCGAGCAAGCAGGAGATGATCGCCAACCGGCGCCGGTACATGCGGCGGCTGTCGCAGCTGCGCGCGCAGGTGCGGGACACGATCGACCAGCAGCGCCGCGCGATGTTCTACCGCCACCCGGACCCGGCTCGGCTGTGGTCGACGGCGCAGAGCGCGCGGCTGTGGGAGCGGCGGCCGGGCGACTGGGACTTCACCGTGATCCGGATCGGGCTGGGTGCGCAGGAACTGGCCACCCCGCTGGTCCCGCCGGAGACCAAGCCGATCGACGAGCTGGAGCCGCTGTCCGCGATGGCGCTGCGGAAGTTCGTCACCACCTACTCCACCGTGCCGGACCTGCCGGTGGCGGTCGCGCTGCGCGGGTTCGCGCGGATCCACCTGACCGGCGACGACGACCGCAAGCGCGCGCTGGCCCGCGCGCTGGTCGCGCAGCTGGGCACGTTCCACGCACCGAGCGACGTGCTGACGGCGTTCTGCGTGCGCGACCGCGAGCTGTGGGACTGGGCCAAGTGGCTGCCGCACGCGCTGCACCCGGCCAAGACCGACGCCGTCGGCCAGATCCGGCTGGTCGCCCCCAGCGTCACCGCACTGGAGGCGATGCTCGACGACGTGGTGGCCAGCCGGCCGCGGTTCAACCCGGGCACCCAGCCGATCGAGGGCTCGACGCACGTGGTGGTGGTCGTCGACGGCGGTGACACCGGCGGCTCGGAGCACCTGATGATCGAGGGCGGGGTCGAGGGCGTCACCGTCATCGACCTCTCCGGCGAGCCGCCGCGCCTGCTCGACGCGGCCACGCTGGTCCTGGACATCGCCCCGGACGGGCACCTGACGAGCCGCACCATGGACGGCGCCGGTGACATCGGCACCGCCGACGCCCTGGGCATCGAGGAGATGCGCGGCCTGGTGCGCACCCTGGCGCCGCTGCGGCTGTCCGCGCTGACCGCGAGCGAGCAGCCGCTGTCCGGGTCGCTGGAGCTCACCGACCTGCTCGGCCTGGGCGACCCGTACGAGTTCGACCTCGCCAAGAGCTGGGAGGCGAGGTCCAACCGGGACCGGCTGCGGGTGCCGATCGGCATCACCGCCGACGGCAGGCCGATGGAACTGGACCTCAAGGAGTCCGCACAGGACGGCATGGGCCCGCACGGCCTGCTCGTCGGTGCCACCGGTTCCGGCAAGTCCGAGCTGCTGCGGACCCTGGTGCTGGCGCTGGCCGTCACCCACGACTCGGAAATCCTCAACTTCGTGCTGGTGGACTTCAAGGGTGGCGCCACCTTCACCAAGCTGGACCGGCTGCCGCACACCAGCGCGGTGATCACCAACCTGGCCGACGAGCTGCACCTGGTGGACCGCATGCTCGACGCCATCGGCGGCGAGCTGGTGCGCAGGCAGGAGCTGCTGCGCAAGGCGGGCAACTACGGTTCGCAGCGCGACTACGAAAAGGCCCGCACCGCCGGCGCCCCGCTGGATCCGCTGCCCGCGCTGCTGATCGTGGTGGACGAGTTCTCCGAGCTGCTCACCGCGCGGCCGGACTTCATCGACATGTTCGTCCAGATCGGACGCGTCGGGCGGTCGCTCGGGGTGCACCTGCTGCTCGCTTCGCAGCGGCTGGAGGAGGGACGGCTGCGCGGGCTGGACTCGCACCTGTCCTACCGCATCGCGCTGCGCACCTTCTCGGCCATGGAGAGCCGGGTCGTGCTCGGCACCCCGGACGCCTTCCAGCTCCCCCGCTCCCCCGGCAACGGGTTCCTCAAGACCGGCGTGGACGAGCTGACCCGGTTCAAGGCGGCGTACGTGTCCGGCGTGCACCAGCGCGGCACGGTGCAGCGCACCGACGACGAAGGCCGCCAGATCGATCCGGTGCAGGACTACTCCACCGCCTACCTGCGGCCGCGGCTGGCGGAGCAGCCGCTGCAGCCGGCGCAGCGCGAGTCCGACGACCTCGGCGAGACGCTGATGGACGTGCTGGTGGACCGGCTGGAGGGACAGGGCGCGCCGGCGCACCAGGTGTGGCTGCCGCCGCTGAAGGAGCCACCGACGCTGGACAAGCTGCTGGAACCGCTGGTGCGTGATCCCGAGCGCGGCCTGACGACCGGAATTCGCGAGCACCGGGGGGCGTTGCGCGCTGCGGCCGGGATCATCGACCGGCCCGCCGACCAGCGCCGCGACGTGTGCTGGCTGGACCTGTCCGGCGCGGGCGGCAACGTGGCGGTCGTGGGCGGTCCGCACAGCGGCAAGAGCACCGCGGTGCGCTCGATCGTCGCGAGCCTCGCCCTCACCCACACGCCGTCCGAGGTGCAGTTCTTCTGCCTCGACTTCGGTGGTGGCGGCCTGGCCGCGGTGCGCGACCTGGCCCACGTCGGCGGTGTGGCGACCCGGCGCGAGGTGGACCGCGTCCGGCGCACCATCGCCGAGGCGCGGACGCTGATCGCCGAGCGCGAGCAGCGCTTCGCCGAGCACGGCATCGACAGCATGTCGACCTATCGCAGACTGCGGCGCGAGGGCCGGTTCCCGGAGGACCCGTTCGGCGATCTGTTCGTGGTGGTGGACGGCTGGGGCACGCTGCGCGCGGAGTTCGAGGACCTGGAGACCGACGTGGCCGAGGTGGTCAACCGTGGCCTGGCCTTCGGCGTGCACGTCATCGCTGCCGCCAACCGCTGGATGGACCTGCGGATGAACCTGCGCGACATGTTCGGCAGCAGGCTGGAACTGCGCCTGGGCGACCCGGTGGATTCGGTGATCGGGCGACGCCAGGCCGCGGGCGTGCCGGAGCAGGCGCCCGGCCGCGGCCTCGCGCCGGACGGCATGCACTTCCTGGCGGCGGTGCCCAGGGTGGACGGCCGGGAGACCGCGGACGACCTGTCCGCCGGTATCGGGCACTTCGTCGATGCGGTCAACTCCGCCTGGCCCGGCAAGCCGGCGCCGCGGGTGCGGCTGCTGCCACCGGTGCTGCCCTACGCGGCGCTGCCCGCGCCGGGCGAACACGGCATCCCGATCGGGATATCGGAGGCGGACCTGCAACCGGTCGGGCTGGACTTCACCAGCGAACCCCACCTGGTCCTCTTCGGTGACGTGGAGAGCGGCAAGACCACCTTCCTGCGCGCCCTGGCCACGAGCATCATGGCCCGGTACACGCCGGGCCAGGCGCAGATCGCCCTGGTCGACTTCCGGCGGAGCATGCTCGGCCTCGTCCCCGACGAGTACCTGATCGGATACGCGACCTCCAGCGGAACCGTTCAGGAGATGGTGCGTCTGACCGTTGACGCGATGCAGAAGCGACTGCCGGGAGGTGACATCACACCGGAACAGCTCCGCTCCCGCAGCTGGTGGAGCGGACCGGAACTGTTCATGCTGGTCGACGACTACGACCTGGTCGTGCCGAGCCCGCACGACAACCCGCTCACACCCCTGCTCGAGTACATGACACAGGGCCGCGACATCGGCCTGCATCTGGTGGTCACCCGACGCAGCGGCGGCGCAGCACGGGCGATGTTCGACCCGGTCATCGCCCGGATCCGGGACCTGGCCTCGCCGGGAATCCTGATGTCAGGCAACCGTGAGGAGGGTCCCCTGCTGGGCAACATCCGGCCGGAGAAGCTGCCCCCGGGCCGCGCCTGGCTGATCACCCGCGGAGCCGGGGCCCAGCTGGTCCAGCTGGCGGACCTGCCGCCACAGACCTGA
- a CDS encoding S8 family serine peptidase, translating into MNSKRLIAALATAATGLAVLTVSQPAAQAQQNCVVSGSPLVPVPWSQKLLAPDRVWPLSTGAGQRVAVVSSGVADNPQLTGRIAERATFGPPDTGQSSGSPDCVGTGTGVSGIIAAQPSSVVGFHGVAPDTQILSAKVVGDQYAPGQQPSGTVAPNTLAAGINWAVDRNASVIAVPTITYEDNPALRGAVQRALSRNIVVVAAVGQRATSEPPGLVPYPAGYDGVIGVGSVGENGEIAPDSRPTSVDLVAPGGNIVTTYPNAGLGTASGTEFATAFVAGTAALVRAHLPQLSNQDVAQRLFATATPAPEGTGSPFYGYGVVNPYQAVSDDVVAGHPVALPPLVPATVPPDVAARQAAEERSNGWALGLAAGGFALVVLVTAIVVFGPRGRRRRWRAGLAPVPQDRPEDERPEPPLELFSDRPERS; encoded by the coding sequence GTGAACTCCAAGCGCCTGATCGCGGCACTGGCCACCGCCGCCACCGGGCTCGCCGTCCTCACGGTGTCCCAGCCCGCCGCGCAGGCTCAGCAGAACTGTGTCGTTTCCGGGTCGCCGTTGGTTCCCGTTCCGTGGTCCCAGAAACTGCTGGCGCCCGACCGGGTGTGGCCGTTGAGCACCGGCGCCGGTCAGCGCGTGGCCGTGGTCAGCTCCGGCGTGGCGGACAACCCGCAGCTGACGGGTCGCATTGCCGAACGAGCCACCTTCGGTCCGCCGGACACCGGCCAGTCCAGTGGCAGCCCCGACTGCGTCGGCACCGGTACCGGAGTGAGCGGCATCATCGCCGCGCAGCCCAGTTCCGTGGTGGGATTCCACGGTGTGGCACCCGATACGCAGATCCTGTCCGCGAAGGTCGTCGGCGACCAGTACGCGCCGGGCCAGCAGCCCTCGGGCACCGTCGCACCCAACACGCTCGCCGCGGGGATCAACTGGGCTGTCGACCGCAACGCCAGTGTCATCGCCGTTCCCACGATCACATACGAAGACAACCCGGCCCTGCGCGGCGCTGTGCAGCGCGCGTTGTCCCGCAACATCGTCGTCGTGGCCGCCGTCGGCCAGCGCGCGACGAGCGAGCCACCCGGCCTGGTCCCCTACCCGGCCGGCTACGACGGCGTGATCGGCGTCGGCTCGGTCGGCGAGAACGGGGAGATCGCGCCGGATTCCCGTCCCACGTCCGTCGACCTGGTGGCACCCGGCGGGAACATCGTCACGACCTACCCGAACGCCGGGCTCGGCACCGCGTCCGGCACCGAGTTCGCCACCGCTTTCGTGGCCGGCACGGCCGCACTGGTCCGTGCCCACCTGCCCCAGCTGTCCAACCAGGATGTCGCCCAGCGGCTGTTCGCCACCGCAACGCCCGCCCCTGAGGGAACGGGAAGCCCGTTCTACGGCTACGGCGTGGTCAACCCGTACCAGGCGGTGTCCGACGACGTGGTGGCCGGCCATCCCGTGGCACTGCCGCCGCTGGTACCGGCCACGGTCCCGCCGGATGTCGCCGCACGGCAGGCCGCCGAGGAACGCAGCAACGGCTGGGCCCTCGGCCTCGCCGCCGGCGGATTCGCGCTCGTGGTGCTGGTGACCGCGATCGTCGTGTTCGGACCGCGCGGCCGTCGTCGACGCTGGCGCGCCGGACTGGCCCCGGTCCCGCAGGACCGGCCCGAGGACGAACGCCCCGAACCGCCCTTGGAACTGTTCAGCGACCGGCCGGAACGGTCCTGA
- the eccD gene encoding type VII secretion integral membrane protein EccD, whose protein sequence is MTSAMGTSLAKVSITTPTRGIDVALPENVPVAELLPYILRHAGEDAPDTGEQHGGWSLRRPTGERLDGRQTLAAQEVRDGEILHLVPGPVDWPEIEYDDLVEAIASGARRYGRSWGRAATRRAGLVIAAVLLCGGSLVSLLFEPPWLDAGLITLAAAVVLTALGIVVARAVPDAHAGAVFAGSALPYAFLGGYLPTAPDHLRLFGFGAPQLLLGMIALLVFGIVGYLGVGAASRVFVAAIATGFFGALGALFGYWMAPDAAGALVLTIAIGLLPGYPWLSLRLGRVPLPALPQRPADLLNDDPQPAAPAVFDAAARADELLTGLLSGAALISALAAVFLAGHGGGSRLLMSLLACAALLLRARLFPVPRQRIPLLVAGLWAFALLTRWCFGTPSGNGGRGLVLLALVVIALLVAAAGVVYSRKNPSPWIGRIADIVDVTAIVALIPFAGFITGFFAYVQGLMASIG, encoded by the coding sequence ATGACGTCGGCGATGGGCACGAGCCTCGCGAAGGTGAGCATCACCACGCCCACGCGCGGGATCGACGTCGCGCTCCCCGAGAACGTGCCGGTGGCCGAACTGCTGCCGTACATCCTGCGCCACGCGGGCGAGGACGCGCCGGACACCGGGGAGCAGCACGGCGGCTGGTCGCTGCGGCGCCCCACCGGTGAACGCCTGGACGGCCGGCAGACGCTGGCCGCGCAGGAGGTGCGCGACGGCGAGATCCTGCACCTGGTCCCCGGCCCGGTCGACTGGCCCGAGATCGAGTACGACGACCTGGTCGAGGCCATCGCCAGCGGGGCGCGCCGGTACGGGCGCAGCTGGGGACGCGCCGCCACCCGGCGGGCCGGGCTGGTCATCGCCGCCGTGCTGCTGTGCGGGGGCAGCCTGGTGTCCTTGTTGTTCGAACCACCGTGGCTCGACGCCGGCCTGATCACGCTGGCCGCCGCGGTGGTCCTGACCGCGCTGGGCATCGTGGTGGCCCGCGCGGTGCCGGACGCCCACGCGGGCGCGGTGTTCGCCGGTTCGGCACTGCCGTACGCGTTCCTCGGCGGCTACCTGCCGACCGCGCCGGACCACCTGCGGCTGTTCGGGTTCGGTGCACCGCAGCTGCTGCTCGGCATGATCGCGCTGCTGGTCTTCGGCATCGTCGGTTACCTGGGCGTCGGCGCGGCGAGCCGGGTGTTCGTCGCGGCGATCGCCACCGGGTTCTTCGGCGCGCTGGGAGCGTTGTTCGGCTACTGGATGGCCCCGGACGCAGCCGGTGCGCTGGTCCTGACCATCGCGATCGGCCTGCTGCCCGGGTATCCGTGGCTGTCGCTGCGGCTGGGCCGCGTCCCGCTGCCCGCGCTCCCGCAGCGGCCGGCCGACCTGCTCAACGACGACCCGCAGCCGGCCGCGCCCGCGGTGTTCGACGCGGCCGCCCGCGCCGACGAGCTGCTCACCGGCCTGCTCTCCGGTGCGGCCCTGATCAGCGCGCTCGCCGCGGTCTTCCTCGCCGGGCACGGTGGCGGCTCCCGGTTGCTGATGTCGCTGCTCGCCTGCGCGGCGCTGCTGCTACGCGCCCGGCTGTTCCCGGTGCCGCGGCAGCGGATCCCGCTGCTGGTGGCCGGGTTGTGGGCGTTCGCGTTGCTCACCCGCTGGTGCTTCGGCACCCCCTCCGGGAACGGGGGGCGGGGGCTGGTCCTGCTGGCGCTGGTGGTGATCGCGTTGCTCGTCGCGGCGGCCGGCGTGGTGTACAGCCGCAAGAACCCCTCGCCCTGGATCGGCCGGATCGCCGACATCGTGGACGTCACCGCTATCGTGGCCCTGATCCCGTTCGCGGGCTTCATCACCGGATTCTTCGCATACGTCCAGGGCCTGATGGCCTCGATCGGCTGA